Proteins from a genomic interval of Collinsella sp. zg1085:
- a CDS encoding P-loop NTPase, whose product MSDIWLIVHNVLDGPQMTREVQLRAPDCRLLRSCAPLDVALLVQLLPDRAAGVLFSSRGLRDETLLSMVSRLHESGRVEQILVVIDRLDPALIARVFQAGAGEVIAAEDVVYHAEPLSGEVGAKGVSAQAALHETTSGGVQEELGSQGLLTYDKHAGEMNRDTRAGKASATRCFNHVDKTLSSEVASIQADESHVSPTARAASVSIVDMPSSAAVTSTNNETAAELNSKLSAPVMHEGMQTTSYVENLAKHFDLDEADGVHLAHKQSEQPKAVAHKSKATDVHAAPVMHEGMQTTSYVENLAKHFDLDEADGVHLAHKQSEQPKAVAHKSKATDVHAAPVISVISGRGGVGKSTLVCAMAWAAARQGLRTAVLDIDLMFGNMYRLFGLDEAKDLSKLCRSQSLHLEDEDIEITAMQVAPGLTLWGPLTQPELAERMGEPIEHLIELLRGLADIILVDTSTFWGDAVAAAVAASNRVLVVGTAAASGASSGARVITLAARLGVPRTRMISVVTKMGAPTCTEEFALRFEMATSLKSKARVADAGQEAVELIARGKLESVIAEKSNFSLDVQRLLSQMLKELGLEVQIPEALRTYMERPRPKMRLPWKK is encoded by the coding sequence ATGAGTGATATTTGGCTTATCGTACATAACGTGTTAGATGGTCCTCAGATGACGCGTGAAGTACAGCTGCGTGCACCTGATTGTCGATTGTTGCGTTCATGCGCTCCACTTGATGTTGCTCTCTTGGTACAGCTTCTTCCTGATAGGGCAGCTGGTGTGCTGTTTTCTAGCCGTGGTCTACGAGATGAGACCTTGCTTTCTATGGTGAGCCGCTTGCATGAGTCGGGTCGAGTTGAGCAGATTTTAGTTGTTATTGACCGCCTTGACCCAGCTCTTATAGCACGTGTTTTTCAAGCGGGTGCAGGTGAGGTAATTGCTGCAGAAGATGTTGTCTATCATGCTGAGCCGCTATCTGGTGAAGTGGGCGCGAAAGGGGTTTCGGCTCAGGCAGCTTTGCATGAGACAACATCAGGTGGGGTGCAGGAAGAACTTGGCTCTCAAGGTCTGCTTACGTATGACAAACATGCAGGTGAGATGAATAGAGACACCCGTGCAGGCAAAGCATCAGCGACTCGGTGTTTTAATCACGTGGATAAAACTCTATCTTCAGAAGTTGCGAGCATACAAGCAGACGAGAGCCACGTCTCACCAACAGCCCGTGCGGCGTCTGTATCAATTGTTGATATGCCCTCGTCGGCGGCAGTGACTAGTACAAATAATGAGACTGCTGCCGAACTCAATTCAAAGCTATCTGCACCTGTAATGCACGAGGGAATGCAGACAACAAGCTATGTGGAGAACCTAGCAAAGCATTTTGATTTAGACGAAGCAGATGGTGTTCATCTAGCACACAAGCAATCAGAGCAACCAAAAGCTGTTGCGCACAAATCGAAAGCTACAGATGTGCATGCTGCACCTGTAATGCACGAGGGAATGCAGACAACAAGCTATGTGGAGAACCTAGCAAAGCATTTTGATTTAGACGAAGCAGATGGTGTTCATCTAGCACACAAGCAATCAGAGCAACCAAAAGCTGTTGCGCACAAATCGAAAGCTACAGATGTGCATGCTGCGCCTGTAATTTCTGTCATCTCAGGTCGAGGTGGTGTTGGAAAATCAACGCTAGTCTGCGCTATGGCATGGGCAGCAGCACGACAGGGTTTGCGTACTGCCGTGCTTGATATAGACCTTATGTTTGGAAATATGTATCGGCTTTTTGGTCTTGATGAGGCAAAAGACCTTTCAAAGCTATGTCGTTCCCAATCATTGCATCTTGAAGATGAAGACATAGAGATAACTGCCATGCAGGTAGCACCAGGATTAACGTTGTGGGGGCCGCTTACACAGCCTGAGCTTGCTGAGCGTATGGGAGAGCCGATTGAGCACCTTATCGAGCTGCTGCGCGGTTTGGCAGACATCATATTGGTAGATACATCAACGTTTTGGGGAGATGCGGTTGCAGCTGCTGTGGCGGCAAGTAATCGTGTGCTGGTAGTGGGCACTGCTGCAGCTTCGGGGGCAAGTTCTGGCGCACGCGTTATCACGTTAGCAGCGCGGTTGGGGGTTCCGCGAACACGCATGATAAGTGTTGTTACAAAAATGGGGGCTCCTACCTGTACTGAAGAGTTTGCTTTGCGTTTTGAAATGGCAACGTCGCTGAAAAGCAAAGCTCGTGTTGCCGATGCTGGGCAGGAAGCTGTAGAGCTTATTGCACGTGGCAAGTTGGAGTCAGTTATTGCAGAAAAGAGTAATTTTTCGCTCGACGTTCAGCGCTTATTGAGTCAGATGCTCAAGGAATTGGGTCTTGAGGTGCAGATTCCCGAGGCGCTCCGCACATATATGGAACGTCCACGACCAAAGATGCGTCTGCCTTGGAAGAAATAG
- a CDS encoding CpaF family protein, with protein MSLQKRLQSVQTDDASDTATRYQEIKTNAKQGILERVGFAEVAHIATHNDPLAARQELYPAVEAVLNADIHQSLSQEEREQIVQEILDDIVGLGPLQPLLEDDSVTEIMVNGDNQAFFERAGKLYPFESSFESEEQIRIIIDRIISPLGRRIDERSPLVHARLACGYRVNAVIPPIALDGPLITIRKFSDRIGSLGELVELGALPQWYAQLLSFAVRVRMDIAVAGGTGSGKTTLLNALSCEIPEGERIITIEDSAELKFERHPHVVRLEAREASIEGEGAVSIRDLVANALRMRPDRIVVGEVRGSECIDMLQAMNTGHDGSLTTLHAGSADEAIVRLTLLARYGIDLPGSLIEEQIAMALDGIVMSERTAQGKRYVSAFVGVSRAASGGVELHTFVSFDAVGPTWELIGEPPFIERALRAGTLSEEEVCAWRASCPS; from the coding sequence ATGAGCTTGCAGAAACGTTTGCAATCGGTTCAGACAGATGATGCCAGTGATACAGCAACGCGCTATCAAGAAATAAAAACAAATGCTAAGCAGGGAATTCTTGAGCGCGTTGGATTTGCTGAGGTGGCGCATATTGCAACACATAACGACCCTTTAGCTGCCCGCCAAGAGCTGTATCCAGCGGTAGAAGCGGTACTCAATGCCGATATACATCAAAGTCTGTCACAAGAAGAACGTGAGCAGATTGTTCAGGAGATTCTTGACGATATTGTAGGATTGGGACCGCTTCAGCCTTTGCTTGAAGACGATTCTGTAACTGAAATTATGGTTAATGGTGATAACCAGGCATTTTTTGAGCGTGCCGGAAAGCTCTATCCGTTTGAGAGCAGCTTTGAATCAGAAGAGCAAATTCGGATTATTATCGACCGTATTATTTCACCTCTTGGTCGTCGAATTGATGAACGAAGCCCACTCGTACATGCGCGTCTCGCTTGTGGCTATCGTGTAAATGCGGTAATTCCACCCATTGCGCTCGATGGTCCTCTCATCACTATTAGAAAGTTTTCTGACCGAATTGGCAGCTTAGGCGAGCTCGTAGAGCTTGGAGCCCTGCCACAGTGGTATGCACAACTTTTATCATTTGCGGTGCGCGTGCGAATGGATATTGCTGTCGCAGGTGGTACAGGATCTGGAAAAACAACGCTTCTTAATGCCTTGTCTTGTGAGATTCCCGAAGGGGAGCGAATTATTACTATTGAAGATTCGGCAGAGTTGAAGTTTGAGCGACATCCTCATGTTGTGCGTCTTGAGGCTCGTGAAGCTTCAATTGAGGGTGAAGGAGCAGTTTCAATTCGAGATTTAGTTGCAAATGCTTTGCGTATGCGCCCTGACCGGATAGTTGTTGGCGAGGTTCGTGGCTCAGAGTGTATTGATATGCTGCAGGCCATGAATACTGGGCACGATGGTTCGCTCACTACACTGCATGCAGGAAGTGCTGACGAGGCAATTGTGCGTCTTACGCTTTTAGCACGTTACGGCATTGATTTACCTGGTTCGTTAATCGAAGAGCAGATTGCAATGGCACTTGATGGCATTGTTATGAGTGAGCGAACGGCACAGGGCAAGCGCTATGTTTCGGCATTTGTTGGGGTGTCTCGTGCAGCATCAGGTGGTGTTGAGCTGCATACATTTGTTTCTTTTGACGCGGTGGGGCCGACGTGGGAGCTTATTGGGGAACCTCCGTTTATTGAGCGTGCCCTGCGTGCAGGAACGCTTTCTGAGGAGGAGGTGTGCGCATGGAGAGCATCATGTCCATCTTGA